CTGCAGAGAAGCACTGCAAACAGGCAGATATAGTGTTGTGCTTGGGGACAAGGTAGTAACAGGATTTATGATTTATTCCTGTTACACTTTTGTTTTCATTTACTTTATGTTCTAGCTTTTTTGATTAGTTATTGATTCCAATGACTTCTATCTTAGTCCCCATCTACCAATTGGTTCACACTTGTACAAGTTTAATTGTTTTGGGTTGTGCAGAATCAGCCTTCATTTTAAACAGATCCAAATAAAATTGACTTTAACAGTTTCGTGAGAAAAGCTTGACTGCTTGGGTAATCCCTTGTGGTTTTCATAAACCAGCTTCTTTTGGTAGAATGGAGAGCGAAATTGATATGCAAAATTAGATTAGTTTCATTTAAACTAACAGTGCTTGACCTTGAGAGCAGAGTAGTGGAGTATCCTAGTAATTGAACCATCTCTAGTTACGGGTTCTATTTGCATCTTTATATTCTGGAGGGAAACTAAATTTTTGCAACATAAATGGAATtgcgaagaagaagaaatgcaACTTATCATCACTTAATAGCCAAGGATATGGATATAAACAGCGTATTACACTAGACATACATTCAACCAAGAACATGAAGCTTCACGTATACTCCATGTTGAAGTGAATACATGAGCCATGCATTTTCATTTCCATGTCATTAAattattttcttgattttcaatttttttattgcaATAATGTGGCTAAAAATCTCCATGCAGTCTGCAAATAACTCCTGCATGCAACTTGCCTTTGAAAGCAATACGTGGTGGGGGTAAAGTTGTTATTGTAAATCTTCAGGTATATCTTATTTTCTTCTAGCCAGCTTCTGTATGTTAATCATATCAGGTATTCAGGGTAAACCTGCTTCCCAACTTATAAAATGAAGTTATCTTTGCTGTTGTTAGAGGTTTAGGCCTCTTATTCTCTacttactaggtaaaggaaaaATGGTACACTTGCTGCTTTTACTAAAAGGAATATAGATCCTATTTGAGgtcaattaatttgattaacaATGGAAAATTTTATGGGTAAAACACATAAGTTctgtagttttagtttagtctTGCCATgcagttaaaatttaaaaatattttggctagttatttttagttttgctttcttgtgttttagatGTGAGTCCTTCTGACCGTTATTTATTGCTTTGCATGCTCTTACAGCACTAACTAGTATTATTATAACAGTAAGTCTTGGTTGCCTTGATCATCTTTGCATGTAAAGCAGTAAAGGTGATCAAGGGAGTGATTTAAATTGATATCATTTAGACAAATCCAAAACCGACTTTGGCCAACATATGCCATAATACATTTGAATATCTTTAATGTGTTTACAATATTGGAATTCCTTATAGGTAGTATTATAGATTTATAGTCTTATGTAGTTATATAGCCAATTTCTTAAGTCCCTCTCTAATTTTGTTGTCTGGCTTTTAAGTTTCAAGTTTCAGTTTATTATTGCTGTTATGCctatgcattctcattaatgTAAATATCTAACTATAGATGTTTGGACTCGCAGAAAACTCCGAAGGACAAAAAAGCTGCTTTAGTCATTCATGGTTTTGTAGATAAGGTATTGATCTGAGCCTCTGCCCTTTGATTACGGATGTTGTTTTCCTTCTCTCTCTATTTATAGCCATTACTTACCTGCAAAGCTTTCTGCATTAAAAATTTATGCTGATGCAAATGTTGTGAAAAAGCACTAACCTAGTCAATTACAGAGATAAGGATGTGTAGCTGGGGGATGAAAGGGTTACAAAAGAAGTTGAATATCTTGTTCATGCCCAGTCTTCTCTATTATTGGATGATATATAAACTGCTTTCTCATTATCCTCTATTCCTCGATAAATTTCTGTTTCTAAACTAAGAATTGATGTTATAATAAACAATTATGCAATcgtataaatattttatgttaatATTATCCTTGGTATAGTTATTATACTATGATATTTGAGGTGATCTTTGGGGCATAATGCAAGAAAAGCTTTTGGATTaggttatatttttaattagatatAATGGATTTGGTATGATATTAAAGAATTGAATTTAGTTCCGCTAGGGACAGTGTTCCCTTTAGATGTCAACATAAAAAGATTTCTCAACAATTGTCAAATTCAGTGGCTGATATTACTTGCATATGCATAATAAACCCCAATTTAACCCTCTCCCTTGATTTTCTTGTGTGGGATTGAGACCTTACTCTTCTTTCCAAAGTGAGGAGTGAGGACTCATTATAGAGGAATCAAATTCGAGAGAGCATGTAAATGATATGCTTTGTAGATCTTACTATTGTCGTAATATGAAACTCCTCTATGATAATACCATGATATTTGTTTCCTGTATGAATATTGTCAAAAACCACAAGTTAGGTAAGGATGGCTCCATTAGTAGCATTTGagataaattaaagtaaataaataatgttttCTAAAGTtatcaataaaataaacaagCTTTGACTACTTAGATAATTTCCTTCCTGACCTGTCTCTTAAAAGTTTATGACATTGTTAAAGTGTGAATTCATTTCTGTTTCAtgaaatttcttattttcttataCATTCGTATCCAGATGTTAATATCAGTTCAATCTGAAGCAAATAAGTCTGGCTTGAATTTTCTTCTCCTGCCATGAGGAATACAGATATGCCGATATACATTTTGATAAGAATTAATTTACATTGGTGCCAGGTAATTGCAGGTGTCATGGACCAACTTAACCTGCAGATTCCTCCTTTTATAAGGATTGATCTTTTCCAGATTATCATAATGCAGGGTTTGAGCCTTGGTAACCAGCATTTAGTTTGTAATTATATTGAGTCCATTTAGCTTATGAGTGCACAGAGACACACACACATTTTTCACTAGATATTTGAATGATCAAAATGGAAGACATGACCCAATTCTTAAATGGCCTACCTGACTAGCATTTTAGTtggttcaatttttttttcatatcatGAATGGCCAAGGAAGTTTGGATGCATTTGTAGTCAACAATTAGTATAATTTCTTACAAACTTAGATATAGTGATCTAAGATTttatttatatcaaattaaCTGGATGAAGCTCCTTAATTACTGAATAAAATCAATGATTTTGCTATTccttatttttgttttatctcATTAGCATCCGTAAAAACTTGTTCCCTTATATTCTCAATTCTAAGTCTTATCTATGGTACAAACAGTTTACCAAGATGATGGATTTACTGTCTAGCGTTGCATACATTACACGGTTCATATCTCTGACATAATTCATTCATATGGATATCAGATAAAAGATATGTGAACTGGACTCTCCAAGTTGCAAGTGCTCATGGACAGAAAGCAACATTGCCTTTCATCAAATCTGTTGAGGTGAGTTCACATGTTTAGTCTgtttctcatttaatttatttatggtCCACATTTCATGTTTGCTAGACTGGCTGTCAATTTTATGGGAATAAAATATGACTATTGAGTTGAGAATATTGATATTGAATTAAGGGTTTTTCTGTATAGCTTACAATGGTATATATGCATTTAAGTTTTACACTGTTCTCTTGTAGTATTTAAAACTACAAAACATTGATTATTAGGCAATAAAATGCTATGGGAATAAGTTGAATGTTGTAATAGATGAGAATATTGCATCAGATGACTGAAGTCTGTATACATTAAATACAATAGTATTGAAAGGCATTGCAAAGACCTAGACATGGTGAGTTGGAGTGGCAGATACTCCTCCTTAATGAACGGTCTTgggtttgagtcttgagttccGAGTAACCGGTGTTGAAAGATTCATGCCTCTCTATGGGATCTCTCACAAATGCTTGAATAGGATTCTCTCCAGCAGGAGGATATCTGTGGATCTACCAAAACAAAAAAGGCATTGCAATAGAAAGAAACTTGAGGTGGCACTTATTTAGGAAAGATGGTTCAATCATGTGAGAAGATGACCTATAGTCACACATGAGGAGAATACGATTCGATGAGTGTAGCTGGTAGAAGTGATGTTGGCAATAGGAAATAGAGTTAAATTTAGTGTATCAAATTGGGAATTCCCAGCGGTGTGCTTAGGAACTCCAGCAATTTGGGGGGTAATTTGTATAGAATCTGTAGGATACAATGAGGAAGAGTTAAAGCTTCTCTACTCTCAACTGTTACAGTGCTCAACCACACCAACTAACTATTCTCTATTTTCCTCTACCTCAAGTAATCTTCTCCAAAgtctttttatttaattactgTTGGGTCTTCAACCCCCCTATGCCTCTTCCTGCAGTGGCCTAAATCCGGCAGTGTAGACAGAAACACTAAAATAGATATCATTAAGAACTGAGAAGCATTtggatttaatttatttgtctaTATAATTTACAAGACAGATTACTTTCTTTGATCTATATGGCCAACTCTGTATTGTTGTAGTTTAGATTTTTTCTTGCTTCCAGTTATTAAGTACTTTTTCTCTAACCATGAATAATTTAGGTTTGATTGCTTATTGAGCTGGCTTTGTCTACTTAGGGATAGTAATGTGAGTTTTATAGCTGGAGTTTCAAAAACTGAAAATGCTtcctttttctcccttttcccTCTTGATCATCCATGATATTAAGATTCTTCTTTTTAGTCTCCCCTGATATCTTCTTCTCTTTCCCTTCTCTGATCCCTGTTCGCAGTCAAAATATTTTCTGTTGGTAAACCTAACAATGACGATAAATCCTCCTAGTTTTCCAATGTAATTAGGGCAAGAGCAGCCCTTTCTTGTTGCCTATCCTACTGGCTGCTGGTGTAATGCATTCCATTAACCATTCTAATCTTATCATGAATGTAAGTTTAAAAAAATCATCACTAGGCCAGAAATTGACCAGCATACCTATCTTGTTCTGCAGGTATCCTTCTTAGACAAGGAAGATTACAAAGCAGCCATTCTTGATAGGCAACCGTTTCGGCTTAAAAGGTTTTATAAcacttttattatatatattctttcTTCTTATGGATTTTACTCACTTCACTGCTCCTTAGACACTAGATGAGATTAAAAATTGATTTGGGAGTATTGTGAAACTTTGTTAAAAATTATGGAATATGGAATGGAAATAATTCTGTTCCAGTAAGTTTTGATACTCAAAATAGATGTCATGGCCTGCACCTTCTTATAACATATGGGTGACTTGATTTCACAGGCGAACAGCATATAACAAAGCATTTGAAATGGTTCTGAAACTCAATTTCGGTGATGGCTGTGGCTGCTCGTCCCTTGAAATTGATGTTCCAGTTGATTTCAAGGTGAagttttttctctctcattttCATGGCAAATACCATTTCTTATTCGAAAACTGCGCCGTCACTTTGGTATGATCTGAAAGAAAATTGGGGGTACCATGTTCATTCTTTTATTCCTTCTTATATCTGATGCCTATCTTTTTAATCCAAAAGAAAACCATTTTTTCACGCCTGCGTATTGAGAAGTGTGGTCTAAACCTACACTATTAATCTTTTCAGGGTTCAACCGACTGCTTCAACTTCGATAAGGATTTCATATTCCAAAAGCTAAGAGAGAAGGCAGTTGTTGAATCAAAATGTGGTCAGAATGATGTTATTGAGAGAAAGACCATCTTGACACCAAGGGGTGATGTCACCACATATGCCATTGTAACCAATCTTGTTCACCACAGCAAAACAAGTAAATCATCCCCTGATTCTCGAAGTAACGGTGATCTTAAAAGAAGAAAACCAAGCTTCAATGGTACAGGATCATCTGGGAAGCGTTCAAAAGTGTCCAAATGTAAATCAAGATCATAGTAATACTAGGGTTTAGATGTAGATTTTATTGTATGTATGGTATAAAAAAATAGAACTGACAGGAATGAGAAATTGTAAGAGACTGGGTGAATTTTGTTAGATATGTTACACTCAGTCTTCCCAAATGGTGCATATGATTAACTGAAAATGGTTTATTGATACTAACTATAGTGGGTATTGATGCCGTTATAATAGTAAATATTTACCTTAGCATCTGACATTGAATATGGGAATCACTTTAGTTTCCGAAATTTGAAGTCTTAAACTTTAGTCTTTGAATTTGCAAAAATGTGTGATGTGCtgatttctaattttatttgttatagTGTTATCccgattttatttatttgtgcaTTGAGTAACGTATGAGAGCAACCTTTAAGGTTGTAGATCTGAGTAATAAAAGATATGTTCAAATTGGTGATATTTGATTTACTATCATACTTgattcattttttctttcaggatTTTCATGTAGCAATGCGAAAGTATTTTAATTCATGCCATTGGGAAATcgtataaactataaaatatgattttaaaagactGGCTTTTTAAATTATAGGAATTAAAATAGCTCAAAGCCACTAACAAAGTCTGCCATAGCTCAAACTACCAAAGTGAGCCAAATATTGCCAAAACCACTACTACGCCAGAAATAGAATCAGAAATGCAACCAACGCAAGTTGGCACAGATGAATGAGGGGTGTGTGTCCTTTAACCATCTCTTTTGGGTTCGATACTCATTGGAGGATGGGAATGGAGCTTGCTTGGTTGGGAGGGTCGCCCACTTTGTGCCTTTGCAGTACCCAATTAGTTATTGGGTTTCCGGCCTAATAGAGACCCtggtgcaaaaaaaaaaaaaattcagaaatgCAAGAGTTTGTGCAAGTAGTGCTCCAAAATTCCCAAGATGGCATTAAGAGCTCATTCTTCTTGGTGGCCAAGAGTTTTTACTATGTTGCATATTTTGACTCTCAGACCATTTTGTCTCACGCTGACAAAGTTCTATTTCAGAAAGTGGTGTAATAAATTAACATATTTCACTCATACACAATAAAATAAACCATCACAGGCATggaaattttatattttcttccaCTCATTCACAATATctattttttactatacatTCTACAGTATTGCACTCATTCACAAAAGCTATGAATTGCTTCTCTGCTTAGTTGGATTTTGGGGAGGTGCCCTATTTATTGTACAAGTCCTCACTAGATATAACTAATACATGGTTATAATTGCAGTTTTGATCACCAATTCCTCCAACGAAAATACACTGAGCCAATATTTCCACTCCCTTTACTTTTGCAGCCGCACTATTACTCACAAATTCACATAACACCGCCAACAATtttgttatttgaatttaaaatatagCCTCTCACTGCAAACGTTCGTTTGTATGCGATGTGAAGAAATCAAAACCAGTTTTGATTTGTCTAAAACGACTACGTAAGTTGATAAATATAGATATTACTAAAAAATGTATTAGTTACAAAATTCGATCATATTTAAAGGTCAAAACAAAGTTATTTGATCaaagtttttaattttgagAGTGTTAACTTACACCTCATAAACTATATATAAGTTGATAATACCACAAATTGCTGTCTTTgcaatataattttattatctaTGAATTAGTAAAAATAAGTGATTCGGTTAGTCTAGTTTTATACGATAGAAGTTAAATAATATAGTCCgtgttagaaaaaaaattgtttttcatatgTTGTATCTCTACATTTATTTTGTATTCCAAATTATTAGTCACTTTTTTATTAGAGAAGATTGGTATTGTATtttttgttgtaaaataaataaataaggaagatatAAATATAAGATAGAGAAATATAAAAGCTAGTATTAATGTTCACCAATATAATTATCTTGATATAATAgaagtgatatatatatatatatatatatatatatatatatatatatatatatatatatatatatatatatatataagtagtATCGTATgtgaagagagagaagagtaTAAAGAGAGAGAATATTGTTATTGATTGATATTGATGTATGTGAATAGCATCTTGTCACGGCCTTGGACACACTCCAACGCTACCATGCCAGCACTCGGACTTACTCAACCTCTTGAGCTAAGACCAAGTCAGCCTAACCTTCAATACTTAGCAAgaaagctaagaacacaagagaaCACAAGAGAAAGGAAGCTTGGTGGAAAGAACACTTTATTGCTCAAGTGTTTGTTACAAATGATTCACACACCCTCACACTAACTCTTACCTCCTATTTATAGCCATCCACCTCCTCAATGGATGGTTAGGATTAAATCTAATCAATGGTCTAGATTAATCATCTAGAACCTTCTTTATAAATATCTATCCTACCACTACTTTCTAAATACATCTAGATTGTTCCATACAACTCTTCATACTTTTATATCAATCCACACTCTTCTAGAATATTCTATGATCTTCTAAAGTCTTCTAGAACCTTCTAGGGTATTCCAAGAACTTCTAGAACATTCTAGAACGTTCCAGAACCATCTAGAGTATTCTCAAACACTCCAGAAAACTATACAAACACTGTAAATCTAACCTTCTAAAAATTTACCGTGACATTCTCCCCCACCTAATGCGCAGACGTCCTCGTCGCGTTCTATTCATGATAGCGCTCTAGGTGTTCTTGGAATTGCCACAGATCTTCACGAGCTTCCCAACTAGCTTCAGTTATCGGAAGTCCTTTCCACTTGATCAAGTATTGGATACTTGGTGGTACTCCTCTTCGTCGCACGACGCGATTAgctaagatctctttgatttcttTATCAAAGGATCTAATCACCACAGGCGGAGCATGACTCGAATCACCTCTACTcggttcatcttgatcttcgtGATATGGTTTAAGCATACTCACATGGAAGACCGGGTGGATCTTCATAGAGGGAGGGAGTTGTACTTTGTAAGCAACTTCCCCAACACGTCCAATGATCTCAAATGGCCCTTCACATTTACGGATTAAGCCTTTATGAACCTTGCGAAAGGCTTTGAATTGTTGTGGAAGAAGTTTGATCATTACCTTGTCTCCCACTTGATAGCTTGCATGCCTCCTCTTCTTATCTGCCCATTTCTTCATCCTCTTTGCAGCTTTGTCGAGGTAAGAACGAGTGACATCTGCTTGTTCTTTCCAAGACttaatcatatgataagctccAGGGCTCTTCCCTGAGTAAGGGGAGGGAAGAGAGTGAGGTGTAAGTGGTTGTTGTCCAGTCACAATCTCGAACAGACTCTTCCCTATAGACTCACTCCTTTGCAAATTATATGAGAACTGAGCAATGTCGAGGAGTTTTGTCCAATCTTTCTGATTAGCGCTTACAAAATGCCTCAAGTAACACTCGAGTAAGGCATTCACTCTCTCAGTCTGCCCATCGGTTTGAGGATGGAAGCTTGTTGAAAAATGAAGCTCGACCAAGGAGTTTGAACAGCTCTGTCCATAGTCGTCCTGTGAAGCGTGGATCTCGATCACTAATGATGCTCTTAGGCAATCCCCAATATTTCACCACATTCTTGAAGAATAGTCGTGTTGCCTCCTCTGCAGTGCAGTCAGTAGAGGCGGGTATAAAGGTAGCATACTTCGAAAATCGATCCATACCACGAGAATAGATCCAAACCCTCAGACTTCGGTAAGGCAGAAATGAAATCTAGAGAGACACTTTCCCACGGTCGCTCTGATGGAGGCAGAGGTTCCAACAACCCGCTTGGTGTCttgttttcaatcttatcttgtTGGCACACAAGACAAGTCTTCACATAGCTCTCTACTTCATCTCTCATTTGAGGCCAATAATAAGAAGATTCAATGAGTGCCAAGGTCCTTCACTGACCTTGGTGACCAGCCCACTTGGTGTCGTGGCATTCTCTCACTAATTTTCTTCTTAGATTTTCCCATTTAGGGACGTATAGTCTTCTCCCTTTAGTGTAGAGAAGGTCATTTTCTAGCCAAAATCTTTTGGTCTTACCTTCTCTAGCCAACTCCACCAACTTCTTGGCTAATGGATCGTGATGCAACCCTTCCTTGATGGTGTGCACAATATCTTCTTCAACCATAGAAATGGCCGCCAATTCAGCCTTGTGACTCAGCACATCTGCTACCACATTAATCTTGCCTGACTTGTATTCAAACTCAAAATCAAACTCAGCCAGGAAGTCCTGCCACCTAGCTTGTTTGGGGTTCAACTTCTTTTGAGTTTAGAAGTAACTTGTAGCCACATTGTCTGTCTTGACGATAAAGTGTGAACCAAGCAAGTAGTGACACCAAGTTCTCAAACAATGCACTACCGTGGTCATCTCCTTCTTTTGGACGGTGTATCGCCTCTCTGTATCATTCAACTTGCGACTCTCAAAGGCAATCGGATGTCCTTCTTGCATTAGAACCCCTCCAATGGCATAGTCAGAAGCATCAGTGTGGACTTCAAATACCTTTGAGTAGTCGGGTAGTGCTAGTACTGGACCTTCTGTGATAGCAGCCTTCAACTCATCAAAGGaattttgacactcctttgacCATTCCCAACTGTGATTCTTCTTGAGAAGATCAGTTAATGGTGCAGCCTTGGCGGAGTATCCCTTGATAAACCTCTGATAGTAATTGGCCAACCCAAGGAATGACCTCAATTCAGATACCTTGTTTGGCGGCTCCCACTCTTTGATAGCCTTCACCTTTCCTTGATCCATGCAGAGAGTTCCACCTTTAATGATGTGTCCCAAGAAGTGGATTTCGTCCCTTGCAAAGGAACACTTTTCCTTCTTCACATATAGGTTATTCTCTCGCAAGATCTTGAACACGGTTCATAAGTGTTCTAGATGTTCCTCCAAAGTATTGCTATAGACAACAATGTCATCCAAGTAGACCACTACAAACCGATCAAGGTAAGGTCGAAAGATCTCGTTCATCAAGGTACAGAA
Above is a genomic segment from Arachis stenosperma cultivar V10309 chromosome 1, arast.V10309.gnm1.PFL2, whole genome shotgun sequence containing:
- the LOC130936616 gene encoding NAD-dependent protein deacetylase SRT1, with amino-acid sequence MSLGYAEKLSYIEDVGNVGMVEHFDASHLLREKIERLAIMIKKSKHLVVFTGAGISTSCGIPDFRGPKGIWTLQREGKALPEASLPFHRAMPSLTHMALVELEKAGILKFVISQNVDGLHLRSGIPREKLAELHGNSFMETCPSCGVEYFRDFEVETIGLKETSRRCSDEKCGGRLRDTVLDWEDALPPKEMDPAEKHCKQADIVLCLGTSLQITPACNLPLKAIRGGGKVVIVNLQKTPKDKKAALVIHGFVDKVIAGVMDQLNLQIPPFIRIDLFQIIIMQGLSLDKRYVNWTLQVASAHGQKATLPFIKSVEVSFLDKEDYKAAILDRQPFRLKRRTAYNKAFEMVLKLNFGDGCGCSSLEIDVPVDFKGSTDCFNFDKDFIFQKLREKAVVESKCGQNDVIERKTILTPRGDVTTYAIVTNLVHHSKTSKSSPDSRSNGDLKRRKPSFNGTGSSGKRSKVSKCKSRS